One genomic window of Entelurus aequoreus isolate RoL-2023_Sb linkage group LG07, RoL_Eaeq_v1.1, whole genome shotgun sequence includes the following:
- the LOC133653937 gene encoding cytochrome P450 3A27-like, with translation MAFFLYFSAETWTLIAIVIALLVLYGNAPYGFFKKIGIKGPKPLPYIGTFLEYRKGIHNFDMECFQKYGKVWGIFDGRQPVMAIMDTSMIKTVLVKECYSVFTNRRDLGLNGPLSDAVSIVEDDQWKRIRSVLSPSFTSGRLKEMYGIMLHHSSNLFRCLRKKAEGDEVIEVKEVFGPYSMDVVTSTAFSVDIDSINNPSDPFVSNIKRMVKVNIFNPFLVLVVIFPFLRPLIEKMDVTLFPAEVLTFFYNFLKTIKSDRNKNEHENRVDFMQLMVDSQMSDSSVGDASNHKGLTDNEILSQAMIFIFAGYETSSSSLCFLAYNLATHPDIQKVLQDEIDETIPDKARPKYEDLVRMEYLDMVMNESARLFPIASRLERIAKTSVEVDGMTIPKETVIMVPVYVLHHDPSLWPQPDSFKPERFSKENKDNINPYAYLPFGAGPRNCIGMRFALLMMKLALVEILQHYSFVTCKETEIPMTLSNEQFTSPTNPIKLKLVAREDAPDCISREM, from the exons ATggctttttttctgtatttttcagCGGAGACATGGACTTTAATCGccattgttattgctctgctggTGCT CTATGGAAATGCACCCTATGGCTTTTTCAAGAAAATCGGGATCAAAGGTCCCAAACCGTTGCCGTATATTGGGACATTTCTGGAGTACAGAAAG ggcATCCACAATTTTGATATGGAATGTTTTCAAAAGTATGGAAAAGTCTGGGG GATTTTTGATGGCAGACAACCCGTCATGGCTATAATGGACACAAGTATGATTAAAACCGTCTTGGTTAAGGAGTGTTATTCTGTCTTCACCAACAgacgg gaTCTGGGCCTAAATGGACCTTTAAGTGATGCTGTTTCAATCGTAGAAGATGACCAATGGAAGAGGATCCGCAGTGTGCTCTCGCCGTCATTCACAAGTGGCCGACTGAAAGAG ATGTATGGAATAATGTTGCATCACTCAAGCAATCTGTTCAGATGTCTTCGGAAGAAAGCAGAAGGAGATGAGGTCATTGAAGTCAAAGA AGTTTTTGGACCTTACAGTATGGATGTTGTGACCAGTACTGCATTCAGTGTGGACATTGACTCCATTAACAATCCCTCTGACCCATTTGTCTCAAACATTAAGAGAATGGTCAAGGTCAACATCTTCAACCCCTTCCTTGTGCTTGTTG TTATTTTTCCATTTCTGCGGCCACTGATTGAAAAGATGGATGTGACACTCTTCCCAGCTGAAGTGTTGACTTTCTTCTATAACTTCCTAAAAACGATCAAATCTGACCGGAACAAAAATGAACACGAG AACCGAGTTGATTTCATGCAGTTGATGGTAGATTCTCAAATGTCAGACTCCAGCGTAGGAGATGCAAGCAACCACAAAG GTCTGACTGATAATGAAATCCTTTCTCAGGCCATGATTTTTATCTTTGCTGGCTATGAAACCAGTAGCAGCTCACTGTGCTTCTTAGCCTACAATCTAGCAACACATCCTGACATCCAAAAGGTTCTGCAAGATGAGATTGATGAAACAATTCCAGACAAG GCTAGACCAAAGTATGAAGACCTGGTGCGGATGGAGTACCTGGATATGGTAATGAATGAGTCCGCAAGGCTGTTTCCTATCGCCAGTCGTCTGGAAAGGATAGCAAAGACCTCAGTTGAAGTTGACGGAATGACCATTCCCAAGGAAACTGTGATCATGGTGCCGGTTTACGTTCTTCACCATGACCCTTCTTTATGGCCGCAACCTGACTCTTTCAAACCTGAAAG GTTCAGCAAAGAGAACAAAGACAACATAAATCCTTACGCATACTTGCCATTTGGAGCAGGGCCAAGGAACTGTATTGGCATGCGATTCGCTCTCCTAATGATGAAGTTGGCTTTGGTGGAGATCCTGCAGCACTACAGCTTTGTCACCTGCAAGGAAACGGAG ATTCCGATGACGCTGTCAAACGAACAATTTACATCACCTACGAATCCCATCAAACTGAAACTAGTGGCAAGGGAAGATGCTCCAGATTGTATTTCAAGAGAAATGTGA